The Micromonas commoda chromosome 17, complete sequence genome includes the window TGCATCTTGGCCCTCAAGGATTCGTTTGGCCTGAAACGTGAGATAGCGCTACTATTTTGCGCAAGGCCGGGAGGTGATATTATTGTAGCCGAGCGGTTGATTGAATATTTACGTGACGAATGTGCGTTTCACAATACAGAATGTGACAAAGTTTCCGTCATTTTTGAGACCTTTGCAGCAAATGACAACTGGTGGTTGGCCGACGGAGCCGGGAACCGGGGGGTGAAAGGGAAGCGGAAATTCAATGCGTTATCGGGAGAGCAAATGTCCCAGCACACACGCATATGTCGTGACCTTGATCGGGCTGCCGATCTCGCCCATGCTCCCTCGCACTTGTCCTCGCTTCCGGGCGTTGCCGATATCCGTGAATGTGTGGCTTTTCATGAGGGGAGAAGAATATTGATTAAAAGTATTTCACACGGAACAGGTATCCTCAAAACTGTGGAGGAAATCGAATAATGATAAACGGTTCCTTATCGTGGCTCTGCGGGCAGGGGAATAGCTTGAAAATACAACACGCAATTGTATTTGTAGCATGCGGTCAGCCCTTCTGGAAAAAAACTTGACTCTTGAGTCAATAAACCGCCCagcagcctcggcctcccGCCCTTGGACCTAACTACCTTCGGTACCTtcggtaccttcgtaccttcgtactagCTAGCTGGACTACGGACATTGCGTTTTTCAACACCAAAAGCCTGCTCTGCTGCTCATGCTGTCCGCATACAGCGAGAGGCAGAGCAAACGTACCTTGCATGTAACTCGCGTTGACGCATATCCATCTTGAGTGGAGGATAACTGCGTGGAATAATTGCACCACAcccacgccaccgcgacgataCACGGTACCACAACCTACTAGATAGATAGATAGGTAGATAGATGTGATACCCTCGCTACAGCTACTCTAGCTCACGGCGTATCAAGGTTTTGGCAGTGCGGAAGTCGTAGTTCTCCCTAGTCGTGTCGGAACGGTGCGGTTTTGTCCCCGGTCTTGTCCGGGGCCGCCCGTTTGCGGCCCACAACCCGCGCGCTCAGACCCGCGCTTTCGCCTCGGGTCCCCAGCGTGGGGTGCCCACTGCCCGGTTCACTCTCAAAGTCTCTCCCCCCTATTTGCTGTTCTCCCCCTACCCAACCGGtggccgaggccgccggtCGTTAGCCCGCCCTTGCGGCTGGCCGCCCCGCCCTCTTGCGGAGGCGCGTGCAGATCCCTTGGGGACCCATCACCTCTGCTTCCAGCTTCCTCCTGATCTGGCAGCATCGTACCACAACCTACACCCCACACACCACACACACCAGACACACACCGCTCCCGTTTGCCCACGCTTGcaccgcccctcgcgcgacACCCACGCGCGTTATTAATATACCGTCTTGCTTGTGAATCTGGTCGATCGTATGCGTTTTTTGTGTAGAAGCAAGCAGCTCGTGATTTTTGCGCTTTCGCGATCTCCGAAAATCGTATGCATGGATTTTAGTTACCTTCGTAAGATATGAGGCGATTTACGGGGCTCGGACGAGCCGGAAAATGCAACGGGGCCCCGTAACTTTTGGCGCCCCCGTAACCCGTAATtttcgaaggtacgaacgaaggtacgaacgaaggtagaAAAAAACtaccttcgttcgaaggtacgaagaTAGTAAATAATAATAACACGAACGAAGATAATAATAAAAAATATCCATGCATATCATCATATATGCAAATAGGCAAAATACTGGCAAAATCATTTCCCGCCGTGTTTATTAGAACGAACTAAATTACCTTACGAACtttcgaaggtaccttcattCGGTATTATTTAACCATctaatacgaaggtacagGTAGGTAATTTGTCTAATAATAagtaatacgaaggtaataagtacgaaggtaatacgaaggtaaattaaataaataaataatATTATTaaaggtacgaaggtacatacGTACATACGTTTCATTCATTGCTTGAAGGTCGTACCTTGCTTATTACTTATTACTTGGTAAATATGAAGGTAATAATAAAATATCCATATTATGTTTCAGACAAAATTACTTTGATTCATGGACCCTGAGATCGTACCTGGGCGTACCGGGGCGTAAAAATGGGGGAGTCTTCGGGAAAatattattaccttcgtaccttcgttcgagGTCCATGATATTAATGTTTCAGTCAAAAATATATTTGATTCATGACCCCCTGAGATCGTACCTGGGCGTACCGAGTCGTAAcaataataataatatcaTACCTTCGGTATGAAGCAAGGTACATATTATtatgtaccttcgaaggtacgaaggtacgtacGTACATATTCTGAATTTCATAAGGGTGAGCCACTTTTTTCATAACTTAACTCAATAACGATTAACGATAACCCGCTTACATATTTTCGTAAGAACATAAGCGAGTTATGTCCtgggcggtcgcggtcggTCGATTTGAAAaaacgagctcggcggcggttcgcgtgGATTTGTTAAATCGTCACGCGCGGGGGAACTCGCGCGCTGCCGCCAGCCATGAACCTACGCTCGCTGTTAAGCGTTATATATATTTTATGTTCGGCAAGTGTGGCAACCTCATCATACGGGGACCCGCCGTTGTTCATACATAAGATAAACGATGCCGGCGGCCATTACCGTCATGGCCATGCGCTAAGCTGGGAGTGCAGATTGGAAATACTTAGTCTGCACGTGGGAGGCTGCACGGCCTCGCAGATCGCGCGTGAGACGAGCAGATCGCGCTGGTGCGTTAGAAAGATTGTCGAGTGGTTCGACCGAACCGGCCTctcgtcgcctcgtccaaTAGCAGGAAGACGCCCTCCGAAACTCCGTTTGCCGGAGCTGCTCTACCTGAAGGTGAGTTTCACCCGCTTGTTTTTCCGGGCCTGGCAAGCCGCTCTTCTCTTGAATAATGTCGCGCGACCACGAACCCATCATTGGTTTCTGACCTTCGCGAAACGCTCCTATCGCTTGTGCATCGCAGTGGCTCACGAAGGCTAGGCCTTGTCTTAAGCACGCCGAGTACGTGCAACGTCTGTTGCAGGACATGGAGGTCCTCGTTTCTGAATCCACAGTTTGCCGAGCGTTAAAGTACTTACGCTTAACAAGAAAACGAAAGACCAAGGCCGCATACCGCAAGTACGCACCCGCAAATTTACTGCGCATCAAAGACTACGAAGCGTGGCAGTCGGAACGCGATGCGAGGCGCATCGTTTTCGTCGATGAGATGGGCATACGCGCGGCTGACGCCGAAACAAATTACGCACGATCGCAGGCTGGACATAAGGCGGTGGTGCCCGGTGCTTCGCACGAAACAGGCGAGAGAGGCATCAAATGGAATTttctcgcggcgatgacagTCGATGGGGTACTAGACTGCAGCTTCATGAAGACTGGAAGCATCAACGGCCAAACCTTCGAGAATTGGGTAGCTATTACGCTGATCCCCACCATCTTGCAGGCTTATCCAGATGGAGGTGTTTCTGTGGTGATGGACAATGCTTCCTTTCACAGGAGCCGCATTCTGACACCCATGTTCGCGCATCATGACATGGAACTAATGTTTCTGCCCGCGTACTCTCCGGAATTCAACCCAATAGAAACATTATTCGCGTGGGTGAAAGGGCATGTGAGGCGAGATGCGTTGGGGTCCATTAGTGACATCCCCGGGGCAACTTTCCGTGCCCTTGCGGCAGTCACGCCGAGACTTTGCAAGTCTTGGCTCAAGTTCAGCGACTACGTCGTGGATTGAAGCACGCACTCGTGCGTACCATGCGTGACGTACGATTTATTATTTTTATTATTGATTGCCACCTCTTTGGCTTTTGTATTATCAACACGAACCTTAACATCTTCACCTCATCTCTTGACAAACTTTTCGTGGATGCATCTTATAAAGTTCACAAAAGAAACATTTGAAGGCTTATTCATAAAACAACCGTAAATGTGTATGAAAAAGGTCGCGATGCTAATGCTCGTCCGTGCGTATCTAATACACGTCGTATCGTCTATATCTCTCACCATCAGTAACTCGAGTCGAAAGAGTCATCCTCCAATGTCTCTCCCGACGAGTCAAACAGCTGGGCGCCCGTAGCTCTCCCGAGTTCAAACGCCTCCTTGAACTCGTCGAAGTTATAAgcgccgtcctcctcatcgtcgtcgtcgtcgtcgttgtcgaGGTCGTTCACGTTCATCTGTGCTGAAACATTTGTGAATAAGTGTGTTAGTTGAGCGTCGTGAAAAAAACAAAAGAGAACGATAAAAGTTAAACAAAGGAAAATACAAAAGCATCTTGAAATATAGTCAATGCATTGGAACCACGTACCAATATGCCGCGCACCAGAAGGCGCAGGGCACGGTGCGTGATGTTTTCCTGTGCGTTCTCAAGCAGGTCGATGACGCCAGGACTCAACTCGTCCCAGTCATCGTCCTCGCATTTGCCGAGGGCCTCGTAGAGGCTGCCCTCGAGGTTGTTTCGTGAAGCGTGGCTCAGCTCATCGTCATGTACCAGGAGAACTAACATCTCCTCGATGGTGTGCACACGCAATTTCGGAGCAGCCGGGACAGGTCTGCGATGTGCAGACGTTTAGAAAATTTAATTCAAAAGAACAAAGACAAATACGAAGCCTTACCCAGAAGGGCCGGTGATCCCGGCGTGGATCGCAGCCTCGTGCGTGTCCTCCATCTCGGCACGCCTGCTCCCCCTCCCAATCTTTGTCGTTATCGAGCCACCTTCAGCCCGTTTGGCAGCGGCGATTCCGCTTGCGGACATGACACGGGGCATGTCTGGCCCGGAAGCGCCGAAGAATCCAtagccgcctgcgccgccagTGTTGTTGTTTACAACAGTTGGGGACGTGAGGTCGACAACAACAGGAGGAAGGACGGTGCTAGACCTCGGAGGGCTGTTGGACTCGATCTTGACTGCTCCTTTAACTTTGCCTAGGCCAgacggctcggcgcggtTGCTGAGCTCCTGTAAGGGAGCCTTAGAGCTAGTACAGAAGTTTGAAgctccggcgcgccccccggcTGCGTGCTTCGAAGCCATGATTCGCTGCATGCTGGCAGCTTCAACTGCGCCCAAGGTGTGCCGAGGGTCTGTAAACAAGAACATTAAGCGACGATGTAAACATCTTGAAAATGCGTCAAGACTTACCTGGCAGTAGGATGGCACCGCGAGGCTGCGCAGCGAACTTGAGGCGCTCCTGCGGGTCGGCCGGAGGAGCCTCGGCCGTCCGCTTCGCGCCGGTGCTTTTGTTCCGAGTGAAACCAAGAACCGAAGCGGCGGTTTCTGGGTTCGCGTTCACCCTGGCGATGGCGTCACGAAGACCTTCATGCGCGGTATCGTTGCGCCTGGCCTGTTGTGCCTGGCCAAGTCGAACCGTatcgcgctggacgaggcggtcCTGCACCACCGCCTGGTCCTTCGAAGGGTCCCTCCGGGCGTCGTCAAGCATCTTGATAACCTCAGGCCCCAAGACGGTAATATCCGTCGCCTGGTTACCGAATTCTCGACCGCTGTCGTACAAAAGGGGTTCGTGTACTTTTGGAAGCTTACCCACTTGAACACCATCTTGCAACCTGACACGGTTGATCTCCCGCCGTTTCCTTACGCCATGGTAGGCGTCAAAGAGCTCGCAAACTCCACACCCACACATGGTACCCGAGATCGGGTCCCGCAGCGTGAGGTCCTTGTGGACGTGCAGGTCAGGATTCTTTCCGGGGACCAAGCGGGCAACCCCCATTTTTTTCGTGAAGTCGGCGGGCGACATTAGCTTGCTGaagttcaccgccgccatggcGATGTGATCTTcgtagccgccgcgcctctcCAAGTGACGCGGCAAAAAACGTACAACGACGGTGAGTTACTGGCGCGAATTTTTGAACTTGGTGAACATGCATTGTCCGGCCGAATTATTATTTATGCGTAAGAACTTTATGTTTGAACCTTATCATTAATGATAAGGTTCTTATGTTCTTATGGTTATCAGTTATCGATAAAAAAGTGGCTCACCCTTATGAAATTCAGAATATGTACATACGCTCATGCGGCACCCGAGAAATGGTTGTTTGTCCTTCCGGGCGCTACGAACCGAGCGATGTCCGCGCTTTCCGGCGGTTTTTGCGTGAATGACGCCGCCTGCGGCATGTGCGACACGTATCCAACCGTATTGCGCTTGGCGCGTGCGTGTTCAGCGCgtacccgcgcggcggtgggttAACCGCAAATAGCGACGAGACAGTTCTTCGGTACCAGCATATACCGCCCTCTCATTGATTGGTTTGTATTTTGCTTCTATACCACGTGACCAATCACAGAACGAATAACGTTACGAAAGGGGGTCTACGAGAATTTGTCGATTCACGTGATTGGTCGGATTTCATACGTACGGGCTTTTTGAATACAAGCAAGTTGGGCCCGTACGCGCTTCTTCGCCGCTCAGTGTGATTTTCGATGGAGAGGATGCTTTTTTAACTCGTCGTTTCAGGGATTGATGAGTCGGGCTTTGGGTGTACGTAACTGTCACTCACGCTTCTGACCCTGCCCGTGCATCGCGCCTCCGGCGCTTCTGACCCTGCCCGTGCATCGCGCCTTCGGCGCTTCTGACCCTGCCCGTGCATCGCGCCTTCGGCGCTTCTGACCCTGCCCGTGCATCGCGCCTTCGGCGCTTCTGACCCTGCCCGTGACTATCGCGCCTCTCGAGATCAAACCATTCCTCTTTCCTCCGACGCAACGAAACGCGCTGACGCGCCGCTTCGCcggctccgcgtcgacgcgccgacgcgaatgtcggcgcgccgcggccggggtACACTCGTGGcacgtcgacgcacgcgtcacccgtcgcgcgcgccgcgcgtggggtgtcctcgcgcgcccgcgcggggggtccGTTCCGCGCGCGGCATCCGGCGAATACGGCgttctgattggtcgagagcgCTCAAGTCGCTGATGTGGCACTCGAAATCGTGAGAAGCGCTGAGAGCGCTCGGCGAGATTCGTGTATTTTATTGTCAATGCCTCCGAATTTGTGCAACTTGCGCATTTCGCTATTTATCGTGCGTGATGTGGGTGATTGACGATAGATATTGGTGGTTTTTACAATATGTGCCTATCCATCATCTATATCCCTTTGAATCCTGAAGTGCGAAAATCGCACAAAAACATATGTTTTCAGCCACTTCGCGCGCTAGCGCAAGAGCCGGCGCGACTTCGCGAAAGGTCTTGGGCCTGGGAAAAATTTTCCCGCTACCTTCATCGACCACCAACGGTCATCCAACTGTTCGCGGGCCCGTTCGCTGAGCTTCCGCTTGAGTAACTCGCTTCTTCGTCATGTCGCATTCCTCGCCATCTCCCAAAGAAGCATGTGCGATTATCGCACGCGATTCTTCGCCGGGTGGTGTGCGACTTACCGGAGCCATCCGACCGTCTCTGGACGTGATTCAAAATATGCGCGGTCCCCTAGGAGGTGAGGAACTCGGAAAAAATACGCGACGGGCGTTGCCGATGTTTTGAACTGTTTGGGCAAGCCATCTGGCCGCGATGAGGACGTTATGCAGGCGTTTCCTTGCTTGAGTTCTGAGTGATTCGCGCTGCACATCGTGATGACGTCTACTCGTACATACACGGACAAATGCGCATCGGTTTCGTGTGTATATCCGGACATCATAGCCGTCTCCTCGCACTTTTTTGGCCTTGTTTGAACTGGTCGAGCTTCTCTAGTGTTTGAATCGAAGCCACAAATCTTACCGCACAGGTTTACTTCTTCTTCGCAGGATGTCTGACCTTTTTATTAAGAACGGCGGCGCAGTTATACGATGTCGTCCCGAATTCTGATACATCGATTCCCCCTCCCCGTCGGACCCCCTCGAACCCACCGAGTAGCCCCAACCCCCCCTAGCAAACCGATAGCGACAGCGAGGTCGACAAGATTGCACCTCAACTACCCCAACAAGATGCAACGTAACCACACACCATTATTAGTcatacgaacgaaggtagaCTTTATTAGTCTATCATGTTAATTAATTAATAAAGTGACTATCTATCCGTAGGTGCCTCCCTGTGAGACTGATGAACAAGGAACGTTCGGTTCGGGAGGCTaatttgggacgagtctcGATGAAGCTTCGGTGAAGCCTCGGTGAAAGACGCATTGAGAAGGGCTACTTATCCatggtttgaagctgaattttcatcgatacatcggtcaacttcgacgtctacCATCGCCCCACCagaagacgccttggcgtcgactcttcgttcacaagtggcgtgcgtgtgaggacgacgactacgtgcacgccaagcgcaacgataaagacgtcccgcagaacagtcgtcgtccaaagacacggaaggcgtcgcacagtTTTGTTAGTCTGCAATAAAGTAACAAACGACGACCGTACGGTGGTTTAGTCTATGACTTTTGCAaatgatcgagctctcgaccaatcagaacACGAATAAACGTAACAGAGTTCCAAAAAAGTTGGGGTAGAATGTGGCACTAAATGTGACTTCGTCactggcgttcctcgtcccaaatATATCTAGCGCATAGACTAAATattaccttcattcgtacgaAGATATGCGTACgtacgtaccttcgtattattAGTTAAATTTCAGGAAAATAAATGAAAGTTTGCTGTATCACTTCACCATTTAGCATCACTTCCAAGGAGAGAGACCACAGCcaaaacacgcgcgacacATCACCTTCACGCTCTGGAAATAAACTTTTAAACACTTCGTGCAACAGATGGCGGACTCTTCCGAAATACAGTCAAAAATTGATGCAGAACTACAACGAAGCAAACGTGACCAACAAGATTCGTCCTTTTTAGAAACTCTCGTCCCGATTCCCGACTTCTTCTTCAACATCAAAGCGGAGATCGAACCCATCGGCGGGTCGAAATGGCGCATTCGTATATTTGGATACATCTTGTATTTTATCACTCTATGTGTGATGTTTGGATCTTTCGCGTACTACTCGCTTCCCGCGCAGCGCGTGAGCTTGGAATCTATCGTCACCTCGGAGTGGCAAAAGCCCGGCTTTGCGTGCAAGCCCCTCCAGAAGACCACTTTGCACGGTCTGAGCACGGACTGGAGTTTCGATGAATGCGTAAAGAACGTAAATGTGCCCGATGCGACGAACGTCAAGTCGGTGACCAAACACGCCAATTATGTCCACTACGACTATGACTttgcgagcgacggcgactcgAACAAAGGCGTGATCAGCTTTTACGACGACAGGTACGCATCCTCTTTTTTGCAGAAAACCAATCAGGCGGCTAATGACTGGAAACGTGATGGGTATTCGTGCTATCCAGAACCGCCGTACGACAATACTTATAATTTGAATTATAACGTCAGCGAGTGTCCTGCTGCCGTGCTTCCACCATCTTTGGATACGGTCTCACTCGAATCGGTTTACACGTACCCTAGTTCTAATTCCA containing:
- a CDS encoding hypothetical protein (expressed; putative uncharacterized protein), with the protein product MKVYTGFILLLVHWVPSFVRAPVHARRRHHLSKEDGMTLRSGHFSKITFARGTHKVDVCWNWTQSDNATNSILLRNCILALKDSFGLKREIALLFCARPGGDIIVAERLIEYLRDECAFHNTECDKVSVIFETFAANDNWWLADGAGNRGVKGKRKFNALSGEQMSQHTRICRDLDRAADLAHAPSHLSSLPGVADIRECVAFHEGRRILIKSISHGTGILKTVEEIE
- a CDS encoding hypothetical protein (Has Paired_2/PAX domain.The paired domain is a ~126 amino acid DNA-binding domain, which is found in eukaryotic transcription regulatory proteins involved in embryogenesis), whose translation is MNLRSLLSVIYILCSASVATSSYGDPPLFIHKINDAGGHYRHGHALSWECRLEILSLHVGGCTASQIARETSRSRWCVRKIVEWFDRTGLSSPRPIAGRRPPKLRLPELLYLKWLTKARPCLKHAEYVQRLLQDMEVLVSESTVCRALKYLRLTRKRKTKAAYRKYAPANLLRIKDYEAWQSERDARRIVFVDEMGIRAADAETNYARSQAGHKAVVPGASHETGERGIKWNFLAAMTVDGVLDCSFMKTGSINGQTFENWVAITLIPTILQAYPDGGVSVVMDNASFHRSRILTPMFAHHDMELMFLPAYSPEFNPIETLFAWVKGHVRRDALGSISDIPGATFRALAAVTPRLCKSWLKFSDYVVD
- a CDS encoding hypothetical protein (putative uncharacterized protein); amino-acid sequence: MAAVNFSKLMSPADFTKKMGVARLVPGKNPDLHVHKDLTLRDPISGTMCGCGVCELFDAYHGVRKRREINRVRLQDGVQVGKLPKVHEPLLYDSGREFGNQATDITVLGPEVIKMLDDARRDPSKDQAVVQDRLVQRDTVRLGQAQQARRNDTAHEGLRDAIARVNANPETAASVLGFTRNKSTGAKRTAEAPPADPQERLKFAAQPRGAILLPDPRHTLGAVEAASMQRIMASKHAAGGRAGASNFCTSSKAPLQELSNRAEPSGLGKVKGAVKIESNSPPRSSTVLPPVVVDLTSPTVVNNNTGGAGGYGFFGASGPDMPRVMSASGIAAAKRAEGGSITTKIGRGSRRAEMEDTHEAAIHAGITGPSGPVPAAPKLRVHTIEEMLVLLVHDDELSHASRNNLEGSLYEALGKCEDDDWDELSPGVIDLLENAQENITHRALRLLVRGILMNVNDLDNDDDDDDEEDGAYNFDEFKEAFELGRATGAQLFDSSGETLEDDSFDSSY
- a CDS encoding predicted protein — encoded protein: MNKERLLIHGLKLNFHRYIGQLRRLPSPHQKTPWRRLFVHKWRACEDDDYVHAKRNDKDVPQNSRRPKTRKASHSFVSLQ